A genome region from Alphaproteobacteria bacterium includes the following:
- a CDS encoding pilus assembly protein produces MLRGFVKWMRDDGATAAVEAGFLFPLLLAILCGTIDIGIGLVTNQKVTNATQTVSDLLTREIEAKPADIDDAIVAGRMAMMPYPTDSYGVDIASIKFIGTTKVPTVQWRRTFNMIANTEILDRTAGLGAQNEGVLAVTVHYIFTPIFTSYLGDPIVMKIESFARGRKVPTGYIPCSTGGSSC; encoded by the coding sequence ATGCTGCGTGGCTTTGTCAAATGGATGCGAGACGACGGCGCGACAGCGGCGGTCGAGGCGGGTTTCCTGTTTCCGCTATTGCTGGCTATTTTGTGCGGCACGATCGATATCGGCATCGGCCTTGTGACCAACCAGAAAGTGACAAATGCGACCCAGACGGTCAGCGACCTGCTGACGCGTGAAATCGAGGCGAAACCCGCGGATATCGACGATGCGATCGTGGCGGGCCGCATGGCGATGATGCCGTATCCGACGGATTCCTACGGCGTCGATATCGCCAGCATCAAATTTATCGGCACGACCAAAGTGCCGACAGTACAATGGCGGCGCACGTTCAACATGATCGCCAACACCGAAATTCTGGACCGCACCGCCGGCCTGGGCGCGCAGAACGAAGGCGTGCTGGCGGTGACGGTGCACTATATCTTTACGCCGATCTTTACCTCGTACCTTGGCGATCCGATTGTGATGAAGATTGAATCTTTCGCCCGCGGACGCAAGGTTCCCACCGGCTATATTCCCTGTTCCACAGGAGGATCTTCATGCTGA
- a CDS encoding VWA domain-containing protein: MLTKKLRCGGQFRAPEKRGLIASVRRWISDTSGVVALVVVFCMPAFFAAAGVAVDLAQAYNLKTRLSAALDKAALAGGNTDGTAAEVEARIQAYFDANYPEGALGDAYDITVLTPPGMVDVHAKAKTRTVFMNIFGQEYIDVFAETIVRREISGLELVMVMDNTGSMLEDAGGGVTKLQASKNAANTLLDILYGDQSDVETLFVGVVPFSQAVNVGPDRSDWVSSDTYNWGTTSWAGCVQARETSGRDVTDDPPYAIDVSETTTAKFQRYYAPCATSGGNAWFNTVGSELTTNSDFSSATGWTLGNDWSIGSGILSKTTPASIITNGDFASSSGWTLGTGWTVVSGVATRAAVDVAVNGTFASSGTWSLGSGWSISSGTLTKSSTANSSVTETPSTALVNGMPYSVTFTVTARTAGGVRPVIGSTNGTIRSTTGTFTQTLTANTSTTTMGINTNNGFKGTIDNFSVYPLTTLISRSPTTALINGDQYEVTYTVTSRSAGSVAVSVGSAVGTARSSTGTFTETITANTSATTVSFTTADGFVGSVDNLSVKHITTSSSTTRSPATSLTQNAEYEVTFTVLSATSGGVRANIGNTNGTVRSSPGTYTEIITAGSGSTIGLNTNNGFVGTVDNFSVKRLSSCGVGPTFSYESPLNETLGPNKYCVVPMLPMTNVQADIAAKISEMRAGGATMINLGLAWGWRMLSPRWTGMWGGVMDSTEPKLPLDYAHPGMNKVIILMTDGDNTFGSNNYTAYGKLSDGRISTSQTTAENALDTRTANLCTEIKSKGILLYTIALGTGVSTASKTMLKNCATSPAYAFVSPTGSELQNVFTTIANQLNSLHIVY; encoded by the coding sequence ATGCTGACAAAAAAACTGCGCTGCGGCGGACAATTCCGCGCGCCTGAAAAACGCGGCCTGATCGCTTCGGTGCGGCGCTGGATTTCCGATACGTCGGGCGTGGTCGCGCTGGTGGTGGTTTTCTGCATGCCCGCATTCTTTGCGGCGGCCGGCGTGGCGGTCGATCTGGCGCAGGCCTACAACCTGAAAACGCGCCTGTCGGCTGCGCTCGACAAAGCGGCGCTGGCGGGCGGTAACACCGACGGCACGGCGGCAGAGGTGGAAGCGCGCATCCAGGCCTATTTCGACGCGAACTATCCCGAAGGCGCGCTGGGCGATGCATATGATATCACGGTTTTGACGCCGCCCGGCATGGTCGATGTCCATGCGAAAGCAAAAACGCGCACCGTTTTCATGAACATTTTCGGGCAGGAATATATCGACGTCTTCGCCGAAACCATCGTGCGCCGCGAAATTTCCGGCCTTGAACTGGTGATGGTCATGGATAACACAGGATCGATGCTGGAAGACGCGGGCGGCGGCGTGACCAAGCTTCAGGCGTCGAAAAACGCGGCCAATACGCTGCTGGATATTCTTTACGGCGACCAGTCGGATGTGGAAACGCTGTTCGTGGGCGTTGTGCCGTTTTCTCAGGCGGTGAATGTGGGCCCGGACCGCAGCGACTGGGTCAGCAGCGACACCTATAACTGGGGCACCACCAGCTGGGCGGGCTGCGTGCAGGCGCGCGAGACCAGCGGGCGGGACGTGACGGACGATCCGCCCTATGCGATCGATGTCAGCGAAACCACGACCGCCAAATTCCAGCGTTATTATGCGCCCTGCGCCACATCGGGCGGCAATGCGTGGTTCAACACGGTCGGGTCGGAACTGACGACGAACAGCGATTTTTCTTCGGCCACGGGCTGGACCCTCGGTAACGACTGGTCGATCGGCAGCGGCATTCTGTCGAAAACAACCCCGGCCAGCATCATTACGAACGGTGATTTTGCGAGCAGCAGCGGCTGGACGCTCGGCACCGGCTGGACCGTCGTGTCCGGCGTCGCCACGCGCGCGGCGGTAGATGTCGCCGTAAACGGTACCTTTGCTTCTTCGGGCACCTGGTCGCTGGGATCCGGCTGGTCGATTTCGTCGGGCACATTGACGAAATCATCCACCGCGAACAGTTCCGTCACGGAAACGCCCTCGACGGCGCTGGTGAACGGGATGCCGTATTCGGTGACGTTCACTGTCACGGCAAGGACGGCGGGCGGCGTGCGGCCCGTGATAGGTTCCACCAACGGCACCATCCGTTCGACGACCGGCACCTTCACCCAAACGCTGACGGCGAACACCAGCACGACGACCATGGGCATCAACACCAACAACGGATTTAAGGGTACGATCGACAATTTTAGCGTCTATCCGCTGACGACCCTGATATCGCGCAGCCCCACGACGGCGCTGATCAACGGCGACCAGTACGAGGTCACTTACACCGTCACCAGCCGCAGCGCGGGTTCCGTCGCTGTCTCGGTCGGATCGGCGGTGGGCACGGCACGTTCGTCAACGGGCACGTTCACCGAAACGATTACGGCGAACACTTCCGCCACCACGGTTTCCTTCACGACCGCCGACGGTTTTGTGGGGTCTGTCGATAACCTGAGCGTGAAGCATATCACGACATCGAGCTCAACGACTCGCTCGCCCGCGACCTCGCTCACCCAGAACGCGGAATACGAGGTGACGTTCACGGTGCTGAGCGCGACATCGGGCGGTGTGCGCGCCAATATCGGCAACACCAACGGCACGGTACGCTCGTCGCCCGGAACCTATACAGAAATCATCACTGCGGGCAGCGGTTCCACCATCGGCCTGAACACCAATAACGGTTTCGTCGGCACCGTGGATAACTTTTCGGTCAAACGCCTGAGCAGCTGCGGGGTCGGGCCTACTTTTTCCTATGAATCGCCGCTGAATGAAACGCTCGGTCCGAACAAATACTGTGTGGTACCGATGCTGCCGATGACGAACGTGCAGGCCGATATCGCGGCGAAGATTTCCGAGATGCGCGCCGGCGGCGCCACCATGATCAACCTTGGGCTTGCCTGGGGCTGGCGCATGCTCAGCCCGCGCTGGACAGGGATGTGGGGCGGCGTGATGGATTCGACCGAACCCAAGCTGCCGCTCGATTACGCGCATCCCGGCATGAACAAAGTCATCATCCTGATGACGGACGGCGACAATACCTTCGGGTCCAACAACTACACCGCCTATGGCAAGCTTTCGGACGGACGTATTTCGACCAGCCAGACGACGGCGGAAAACGCGCTCGACACGCGTACCGCAAACCTTTGCACGGAGATCAAAAGCAAAGGCATCTTGCTCTACACCATCGCGCTTGGCACCGGCGTATCGACCGCCAGCAAGACGATGCTGAAAAACTGCGCGACCAGTCCCGCCTATGCCTTCGTCTCGCCGACAGGCTCGGAACTGCAAAACGTATTTACGACAATCGCAAACCAGCTAAACTCTTTGCATATCGTCTATTAA